In a single window of the Micromonospora inositola genome:
- a CDS encoding GntP family permease, producing MVTVLAAPAEPLTNAGNTQLIIAALLGIAAVVLLIAWGKVHPFLSLILGAAVLGVIAGVAPDKIVTSFSGGVGSTVGGVGLLIALGAMIGGLLAESGGADSLVERVVSRVSGTALPWAMAGVAALIGLPLFFEVGVVLLVPIVLLVSRRTDVPLMKIGIPALAGLSVLHGLVPPHPGPLVAIDALGANLGQTLALGLLVAIPTVIVAGPVFGNFIARYVPATAPEALLPTRRPLAAAGGRGPARGPVDADGDLVAEDDLVNPGTGRPGEPIDEAATERVRARRGPALWAAVVTVLLPVVLMLLRAIGELTLDKGTGGRKALDIAGTPIVALLAGVIFAMIFLGYRTGFSRAQVSGFLGGSLPPIAGIILIVAAGGGFKQVLVDAGVGNLVADAAKDANLSPLLLGWLVAVGIRVATGSATVATITAAGIVAPLAATLDRPEVALLALAIGCGSLFFSHVNDAGFWLVKEYFGLTVGQTIKSWSVMETIISVVGFVGVLLLDLVL from the coding sequence GTGGTCACAGTGCTCGCCGCGCCGGCGGAGCCGCTCACCAACGCCGGGAACACCCAACTGATCATCGCGGCCCTGCTGGGCATCGCCGCGGTGGTGCTGCTCATCGCCTGGGGCAAGGTGCACCCGTTCCTCTCCCTGATCCTCGGCGCGGCCGTGCTCGGCGTGATCGCCGGCGTGGCCCCCGACAAGATCGTCACCTCGTTCAGCGGCGGGGTCGGCTCCACCGTTGGCGGGGTCGGCCTGCTGATCGCCCTCGGCGCGATGATCGGCGGCCTGCTCGCCGAGTCCGGCGGCGCGGACAGCCTCGTCGAACGGGTGGTCAGCCGGGTCTCGGGCACCGCCCTGCCGTGGGCGATGGCCGGGGTCGCCGCGCTGATCGGCCTGCCGCTCTTCTTCGAGGTCGGCGTGGTGCTGCTGGTGCCGATCGTGCTGCTGGTGTCCCGGCGGACCGACGTACCGCTGATGAAGATCGGCATCCCGGCGCTGGCCGGCCTGTCCGTGCTGCACGGCCTGGTGCCGCCGCACCCGGGCCCGCTGGTCGCGATCGACGCCCTCGGCGCCAACCTCGGCCAGACCCTCGCGCTGGGTCTGCTGGTGGCCATTCCGACGGTGATCGTCGCCGGTCCGGTCTTCGGTAACTTCATCGCCCGCTACGTGCCCGCCACCGCGCCGGAGGCGCTGCTGCCCACCCGGCGGCCGCTGGCCGCCGCCGGCGGGCGGGGACCCGCGCGCGGCCCGGTCGACGCCGACGGGGACCTGGTCGCCGAGGACGACCTGGTCAACCCCGGCACCGGCCGCCCCGGCGAGCCCATCGACGAGGCCGCCACCGAGCGGGTACGCGCGCGCCGAGGGCCCGCCCTGTGGGCCGCGGTCGTCACGGTCCTGCTCCCGGTGGTGCTGATGCTGCTGCGCGCGATCGGCGAGCTGACCCTCGACAAGGGCACCGGGGGACGCAAGGCGCTGGACATCGCCGGCACCCCGATCGTCGCCCTGCTGGCCGGCGTCATCTTCGCGATGATCTTCCTCGGCTACCGGACCGGCTTCAGCCGCGCCCAGGTCTCGGGTTTCCTCGGCGGTTCGCTGCCGCCGATCGCCGGCATCATCCTGATCGTCGCCGCCGGCGGCGGCTTCAAGCAGGTGCTGGTCGACGCGGGCGTGGGCAACCTGGTCGCCGACGCGGCGAAGGACGCCAACCTCTCCCCGCTGCTGCTGGGCTGGCTGGTCGCGGTCGGCATCCGGGTCGCCACCGGCTCGGCCACGGTCGCCACCATCACCGCCGCAGGCATCGTCGCCCCCCTCGCCGCCACCCTGGACCGGCCGGAGGTGGCGCTGCTGGCGCTCGCCATCGGCTGTGGGTCGCTGTTCTTCTCGCACGTCAACGACGCCGGATTCTGGCTGGTCAAGGAGTACTTCGGGCTGACCGTCGGGCAGACCATCAAGAGCTGGTCGGTGATGGAGACGATCATCTCGGTGGTCGGCTTCGTCGGCGTCCTGCTGCTCGACCTGGTGTTGTAG
- a CDS encoding zinc-ribbon domain-containing protein has product MLFIFGLRTKVDQSGVVTQVCRNCGNQAAQVITRRATKFTLFFVPLIPVRTRYTQQCTFCGAEYDIARAEAQRLPVG; this is encoded by the coding sequence ATGCTCTTCATCTTCGGGCTCCGTACCAAGGTCGACCAGTCCGGTGTCGTCACCCAGGTCTGCCGCAACTGCGGCAACCAGGCCGCCCAGGTGATCACCCGCCGGGCCACCAAGTTCACCCTCTTCTTCGTCCCGTTGATCCCGGTGCGGACCCGGTACACCCAGCAGTGCACCTTCTGCGGCGCCGAGTACGACATCGCCCGGGCCGAGGCGCAGCGCCTCCCGGTCGGCTGA
- a CDS encoding MerR family transcriptional regulator produces MAYTVGQVAKAARVTVRTLHHYDEIGLLSPSGRTAAGYRRYDDADLERLQLIRYYRELGFPLDEIAAILDDPGADPAAHLRRQHELLSGRIGKLQEMVAAIEVAMEARRMNIRLTPEERFEVFGDFDPDAHAEEAEQRWGDSEAYRESNRRTASYSKEDWLRNKAENEEWGRRVAAVMDSGAPADSPEAMELAEEHRQLISRWFYECSYEIHTGLADMYVADPRFTAYYEKIRPGLAAYLSEAIHANAISRA; encoded by the coding sequence ATGGCGTACACGGTGGGTCAGGTGGCGAAGGCGGCCCGGGTGACGGTGCGGACGCTGCACCACTACGACGAGATCGGGCTGCTCTCGCCGAGCGGCCGGACGGCGGCGGGCTACCGCCGCTACGACGACGCGGACCTGGAGCGGTTGCAGCTCATCCGCTACTACCGGGAGCTGGGGTTCCCGCTGGACGAGATCGCGGCGATCCTCGACGACCCGGGTGCGGACCCGGCGGCGCACCTGCGCCGGCAGCACGAGCTGCTCAGCGGGCGGATCGGCAAGCTCCAGGAGATGGTCGCGGCGATCGAGGTGGCGATGGAGGCGAGAAGGATGAACATCAGGCTCACGCCGGAGGAGCGGTTCGAGGTCTTCGGCGACTTCGACCCGGACGCGCACGCCGAGGAGGCGGAGCAGCGTTGGGGCGACAGCGAGGCGTACCGGGAGTCCAACCGGCGTACGGCCAGCTACTCGAAGGAGGACTGGCTGCGCAACAAGGCGGAGAACGAGGAGTGGGGGCGGCGCGTCGCCGCCGTCATGGACTCGGGCGCGCCGGCCGACAGCCCGGAGGCGATGGAGCTGGCCGAGGAGCACCGGCAGCTCATCAGCCGCTGGTTCTACGAGTGCAGCTACGAGATCCACACTGGGCTGGCCGACATGTACGTGGCGGACCCGCGGTTCACCGCGTACTACGAGAAGATCCGGCCGGGGTTGGCCGCCTACCTGAGCGAGGCCATCCACGCCAACGCGATCAGCCGGGCCTGA
- a CDS encoding putative bifunctional diguanylate cyclase/phosphodiesterase has protein sequence MSHAVVARPTLSGRVGLVAAAVVVLGEAGWLVAGLPGAAEVSDLGAVAVAGWAAVACVGVARRHPPTLRRFWTLLAVTMALAALGRILWTVERLGGRELPHTPLIGGIFTAGIVTGTAALLCSLAAPRSLVGQARTLLDGVIVGLALIPIGWVVVFRDVAAADLTDPMRTLGLLYPMFDLIQLTILVAVAGPFRPMWRAWAVIGASLAARAAADAGYVSLVVHGSYAPGHPIDVCWPLSYLLIGAATAYRPPAGGDGGEETAESPLPPWWRVALPYLPVGGAIVAVVLARRPTGQTPHLVFLGMMALLGVLALRQGLAANENLRLVARLRRLAYADQLTGLPNRLTFNRRLRRALRDEAPVAVLLLDLDGFKQVNDRFGHATGDRLLASIAERMRDATGTDGMIARLGGDEFAVLVEPDRPPERLAERLLTALEPLPGEEDFGLNPSASIGIAEYGPQHTSHTDLLRDADIAMYAAKAAGKSAYQTCTPALRESAVSRAELIADLRRAVEEGQLHLEYQPIVDLATGVVRSAEALVRWRHPRLGVLAPAKFLPVAEETGLILPVDRWVIHEACRAAAAWRERAPQVTVAVNIAAAHLRRPDLIATVQAATAGAGLPPCALTLELTESALIEGSDAVLDQLRQLRELGIRIAIDDFGTGYSSLSYLHRIPATELKVDRSFVARLGAEDPRAYATVDMVNRLAAAFDLAVVAEGVETDAQHAAITAIGCVHGQGFRYGRPAPLPELLATLTPVDVTR, from the coding sequence GTGAGCCACGCCGTCGTGGCCCGTCCCACGCTGTCCGGCCGCGTCGGTCTCGTCGCGGCCGCGGTCGTCGTACTCGGAGAAGCCGGCTGGCTGGTGGCCGGGCTGCCCGGCGCGGCCGAAGTCAGCGACCTCGGCGCGGTGGCGGTGGCGGGCTGGGCGGCGGTCGCCTGTGTCGGCGTGGCCCGTCGGCACCCGCCGACGCTGCGCCGGTTCTGGACGCTGCTCGCGGTCACCATGGCGCTCGCCGCGCTCGGCCGGATCCTGTGGACGGTGGAACGGCTCGGTGGCCGGGAGCTGCCCCACACGCCCCTGATCGGCGGCATCTTCACCGCCGGCATCGTCACCGGCACCGCCGCGCTGCTCTGCTCGCTGGCCGCCCCGCGCAGCCTGGTCGGGCAGGCCCGGACCCTCCTCGACGGGGTGATCGTCGGGCTGGCCCTGATCCCGATCGGCTGGGTGGTGGTGTTCCGCGACGTCGCCGCCGCCGACCTCACCGACCCGATGCGCACCCTCGGGCTGCTCTATCCGATGTTCGACCTGATCCAGCTGACGATCCTGGTCGCGGTCGCCGGGCCGTTCCGGCCCATGTGGCGCGCGTGGGCGGTGATCGGGGCCAGCCTCGCCGCCCGGGCCGCGGCCGACGCCGGCTACGTCTCGCTCGTCGTGCACGGCAGCTACGCCCCCGGCCACCCGATCGACGTGTGTTGGCCGCTGAGCTACCTGCTGATCGGTGCCGCCACCGCATACCGGCCGCCCGCCGGCGGCGACGGCGGCGAGGAGACCGCCGAGTCGCCGCTGCCGCCCTGGTGGCGGGTGGCCCTGCCGTACCTGCCGGTCGGCGGGGCGATCGTCGCGGTGGTGCTCGCCCGCCGGCCCACCGGCCAGACCCCGCACCTGGTCTTCCTCGGCATGATGGCGCTGCTCGGCGTGCTGGCGCTGCGCCAGGGGCTGGCCGCCAACGAGAACCTGCGGCTGGTGGCCCGGCTGCGCCGGCTCGCCTACGCCGACCAGCTCACCGGCCTGCCCAACCGGCTGACCTTCAACCGGCGGCTGCGCCGCGCCCTGCGCGACGAGGCGCCGGTCGCCGTACTGCTGCTTGACCTGGACGGGTTCAAGCAGGTCAACGACCGCTTCGGGCACGCCACCGGGGACCGGCTGCTGGCCAGCATCGCCGAGCGGATGCGGGACGCCACCGGCACCGACGGGATGATCGCCCGGCTCGGCGGCGACGAGTTCGCGGTGCTGGTCGAGCCCGACCGCCCGCCGGAGCGGCTCGCCGAACGGCTGCTCACCGCCCTGGAGCCGCTGCCCGGCGAGGAAGACTTCGGCCTCAACCCGTCGGCGAGCATCGGCATCGCCGAGTACGGGCCGCAGCACACCTCCCACACCGACCTGCTCCGCGACGCCGACATTGCCATGTACGCGGCCAAGGCGGCCGGCAAGTCCGCCTACCAGACGTGCACGCCGGCACTGCGCGAGTCGGCGGTGAGCCGCGCGGAGCTGATCGCCGACCTGCGCCGCGCCGTCGAGGAGGGGCAGCTGCACCTGGAGTACCAGCCCATCGTCGACCTGGCCACCGGCGTGGTCCGTAGCGCTGAAGCGCTGGTCCGCTGGCGGCACCCCCGGCTCGGGGTGTTGGCCCCGGCGAAGTTCCTGCCGGTGGCCGAGGAGACCGGGCTGATCCTGCCGGTCGACCGTTGGGTGATCCACGAGGCGTGCCGGGCCGCGGCCGCCTGGCGGGAACGCGCGCCCCAGGTGACCGTCGCGGTGAACATCGCCGCCGCGCACCTGCGCCGGCCCGACCTGATCGCCACGGTCCAGGCCGCCACCGCCGGCGCCGGCCTGCCACCGTGCGCGCTCACCCTGGAACTCACGGAGTCGGCGCTGATCGAGGGGAGCGACGCGGTGCTGGACCAGCTGCGCCAGCTCCGCGAGCTGGGCATCCGGATCGCCATCGACGACTTCGGCACCGGCTACTCCTCGCTGAGCTACCTGCACCGGATCCCGGCCACCGAGCTGAAGGTCGACCGCTCCTTCGTGGCCCGGCTGGGCGCCGAGGACCCGCGGGCGTACGCCACGGTGGACATGGTCAACCGGCTCGCCGCCGCGTTCGACCTGGCCGTGGTGGCCGAGGGGGTGGAGACCGACGCGCAGCACGCGGCCATCACCGCGATCGGCTGCGTCCACGGTCAGGGCTTCCGGTACGGCCGCCCCGCCCCCCTGCCGGAGCTGCTGGCCACGCTGACCCCGGTCGACGTCACCCGTTGA
- a CDS encoding YciI family protein, with the protein MKYLMFVCTDTEPDADPTAAPDIDEWVAERDGKGQRLMGSVLGPASAATTVRVRDGELLLSDGPFAETKEVIVGFDLLECADLDEAIEVARAHPMAYSGRLELRPLVDLD; encoded by the coding sequence ATGAAGTACCTGATGTTCGTCTGCACCGACACCGAGCCGGACGCCGACCCGACCGCCGCCCCGGACATCGACGAGTGGGTGGCCGAGCGGGACGGCAAGGGCCAGCGCCTCATGGGCAGCGTGCTGGGGCCGGCGTCGGCCGCCACCACCGTCCGGGTACGCGACGGGGAGCTGCTCCTCTCCGACGGCCCGTTCGCCGAGACCAAGGAGGTGATCGTGGGCTTCGACCTGCTCGAGTGCGCCGACCTGGACGAGGCGATCGAGGTGGCCCGCGCCCACCCGATGGCGTACAGCGGCCGGCTGGAGCTTCGGCCCCTCGTGGACCTGGACTGA
- a CDS encoding S41 family peptidase, translating to MRQDEIAEVVERTAKLVAEHYVFPEVAEQVAAHLGDRLRAGRYAHVPDPRTLAELVTEDLQSVNGDLHLRLKHHVTALPDRDEEPDQDAWAPLAAATMSGVARVERLAGNVGLLEIRPYLFPPQLGGDAMMAALRLLVDTDALLLDLRGNRGGSPDMAALVCGWFFAEPAHLLTMHDRTGGARQSWSAAYLPVPRYAVDKPVLVLTGPETFSGGEELAYDLQQLGRATVVGERTRGGAHPRTGYRAHPHLEVTVPVARPVNPVSGTNWEGCGVAPDVPVTAAEARDVAYRKALEALLADDPRRSTADEAREALAGL from the coding sequence ATGCGACAGGACGAGATCGCCGAGGTCGTGGAGCGGACCGCGAAGCTGGTCGCCGAGCACTACGTCTTTCCCGAGGTCGCCGAGCAGGTCGCCGCGCACCTGGGCGACCGGCTCCGCGCCGGCCGGTACGCCCACGTCCCCGACCCGCGCACGCTCGCGGAGCTGGTGACCGAGGACCTCCAGTCGGTTAACGGCGACCTGCACCTGCGGCTCAAGCACCACGTCACGGCGCTGCCCGACCGGGACGAGGAGCCCGACCAGGACGCGTGGGCTCCGCTGGCCGCCGCCACCATGAGCGGGGTGGCCCGGGTCGAACGCCTGGCCGGCAACGTCGGCCTGCTGGAGATCCGGCCGTACCTGTTCCCGCCGCAGCTCGGCGGGGACGCCATGATGGCGGCGCTGCGCCTGCTCGTCGACACCGACGCGCTCCTGCTTGACCTGCGCGGCAACCGGGGCGGCAGCCCGGACATGGCCGCGCTGGTCTGCGGCTGGTTCTTCGCCGAGCCGGCGCACCTGCTCACGATGCACGACCGGACCGGCGGGGCCCGCCAGTCCTGGAGCGCCGCGTACCTGCCCGTTCCGCGGTACGCCGTCGACAAGCCGGTCCTCGTGCTCACCGGCCCGGAGACCTTCTCCGGGGGCGAGGAGTTGGCGTACGACCTCCAGCAACTCGGCCGGGCCACGGTGGTCGGCGAGCGGACCAGGGGTGGGGCACATCCCCGGACCGGGTACCGGGCCCACCCGCACCTGGAGGTCACCGTGCCGGTCGCCCGGCCGGTCAACCCGGTGAGCGGCACCAACTGGGAGGGCTGCGGGGTGGCCCCGGACGTCCCGGTCACCGCCGCCGAGGCGCGCGACGTGGCGTACCGGAAGGCACTGGAGGCCCTCCTGGCCGACGACCCACGGCGGTCGACGGCGGACGAGGCGCGCGAGGCCCTGGCCGGTCTCTGA
- a CDS encoding putative quinol monooxygenase, which produces MALTGRAHHGRPPVLIVAGSLYVDPDGRDAYLASCVEAVRQARSAPGCVDFAVSADLIEPGRVNVYERWETDEQLLAFRGSGPAEEQTVAILGAEVHRYRISGVEAP; this is translated from the coding sequence ATGGCCCTGACGGGTAGGGCTCACCACGGGAGGCCACCAGTGCTCATCGTCGCCGGCAGTCTCTACGTCGACCCGGACGGCCGGGACGCCTACCTGGCCTCCTGCGTGGAAGCGGTCCGCCAGGCGCGCTCCGCGCCGGGTTGCGTGGACTTCGCGGTCAGCGCGGACCTGATCGAGCCGGGCCGGGTCAACGTCTACGAGCGGTGGGAGACCGACGAGCAGTTGCTCGCCTTCCGCGGGTCCGGCCCGGCGGAGGAGCAGACGGTGGCGATCCTCGGCGCCGAGGTGCACAGGTACCGCATCTCCGGCGTCGAGGCGCCGTGA
- a CDS encoding gluconokinase, translating to MSDTTSTVVVGVDIGTTSTKAVAYDSDGRQLATHSVGYPLDEPHPGYAEQDPRLILDAVVESIRAVVAELSEPIAGLSFSTAMHSLIGLDADGIPLTPSVTWADSRASAQAERLRAVPSGLALHRRTGTPVHPMAPLPKLVWYAEQEPKLFERVAHWVGIKDYVLLRLAEALVTDHSVASATGLMDIHKLAWDAQALGVAGITEEQLPQLVPTTTVLPGLTAEAAAATGLPAATPLVVGAGDGPLANLGLGAVKPGVVACSIGTSGAMRVAVERPGVDPLGGVFCYALTENRWVVGGAINNGGIVLQWAGDALAPELGEHAEEELLDLAAQAPVGSGGLIMLPYLLSERAPHWSALPRGAYVGLTHGHRRAHLVRAALEGVCQQLALVLGSVRAAGNEVREIRASGGFARSTLWRQILADALGMPVRFPAGHEGSSFGAALLGMQALGLIDSIDVAADLVEIDETVRPDPASAATYAALLPLFSELYDALVPTFASLRRLAPSLPPEPPPTALPM from the coding sequence GTGAGCGACACGACCTCCACCGTCGTGGTCGGCGTGGACATCGGCACCACCAGCACCAAGGCCGTCGCGTACGACTCCGACGGGCGCCAGCTCGCCACCCATTCGGTCGGCTACCCGCTCGACGAGCCGCACCCGGGCTACGCCGAGCAGGACCCCCGGCTGATCCTCGACGCGGTGGTCGAATCGATCCGGGCCGTGGTCGCCGAGCTGTCCGAGCCGATCGCCGGGCTGTCGTTCAGCACCGCCATGCACAGCCTGATCGGGCTGGACGCCGACGGCATCCCGCTCACCCCGTCGGTCACCTGGGCGGACTCCCGGGCCAGCGCGCAGGCCGAGCGGCTGCGCGCCGTGCCGTCCGGGCTGGCCCTGCACCGGCGCACCGGCACGCCGGTGCACCCGATGGCGCCGCTGCCCAAGCTGGTCTGGTACGCCGAGCAGGAGCCGAAGCTCTTCGAGCGGGTCGCGCACTGGGTGGGCATCAAGGACTACGTGCTGCTGCGGCTGGCCGAGGCGCTGGTCACCGACCACTCGGTCGCCTCCGCCACCGGCCTGATGGACATCCACAAGCTGGCCTGGGACGCCCAGGCGCTCGGCGTCGCCGGGATCACCGAGGAGCAGCTGCCGCAGCTGGTCCCCACCACCACCGTGCTGCCCGGCCTCACCGCCGAGGCGGCCGCGGCGACCGGCCTGCCCGCGGCCACCCCCCTCGTCGTCGGCGCCGGGGACGGCCCGCTGGCCAACCTCGGCCTCGGCGCGGTCAAGCCCGGCGTGGTCGCCTGCTCCATCGGCACCTCCGGGGCGATGCGGGTGGCCGTCGAACGGCCCGGCGTAGACCCGCTCGGCGGCGTGTTCTGCTACGCGCTAACCGAGAACCGCTGGGTGGTCGGCGGCGCGATCAACAACGGCGGCATCGTGCTGCAGTGGGCCGGCGACGCGCTCGCCCCCGAGCTGGGCGAACACGCCGAGGAGGAGCTGCTCGACCTGGCCGCCCAAGCGCCGGTCGGCTCCGGCGGGCTGATCATGCTGCCGTACCTGCTCAGCGAGCGGGCGCCGCACTGGAGCGCGCTGCCCCGCGGCGCGTACGTCGGGCTGACCCATGGCCACCGGCGCGCGCACCTGGTCCGGGCCGCGCTGGAGGGGGTCTGCCAGCAGCTCGCCCTGGTGCTGGGTTCGGTCCGCGCGGCCGGCAACGAGGTCCGGGAGATCCGCGCCAGCGGAGGCTTCGCCCGCAGCACGCTGTGGCGGCAGATCCTCGCCGACGCGCTCGGCATGCCGGTGCGCTTCCCCGCCGGGCACGAGGGGTCCAGCTTCGGCGCCGCACTGCTCGGCATGCAGGCCCTCGGCCTGATCGACTCGATCGACGTCGCCGCCGACCTCGTGGAGATCGACGAGACGGTACGCCCCGACCCGGCCTCGGCGGCCACGTACGCGGCCCTGCTGCCGCTCTTCTCCGAGCTGTACGACGCGCTCGTTCCGACGTTCGCGTCGCTGCGACGGCTGGCGCCGAGCCTGCCGCCGGAGCCACCACCCACCGCTCTTCCCATGTGA
- a CDS encoding ArsR/SmtB family transcription factor codes for MTEEIPDEVLEVRTPAHFKALAHPFRHRLLFALGRRPATISQLATGLGTAKGTVAHHLKVLAEAGMVRVGHSRQVRGGTEQYHERTFRRMIGEAGDLDATAALLNAVAQQIATDRDPLLHLRHLRLTPAQADRLRATLDDLVGGAEEAGPDAPRYGVLVALYRQGDSGSPS; via the coding sequence GTGACCGAGGAGATCCCCGACGAGGTGCTGGAGGTCCGCACCCCGGCCCACTTCAAGGCGCTCGCGCACCCATTCCGCCACCGGCTGCTCTTCGCGCTGGGCAGGCGGCCCGCCACCATCAGCCAGCTCGCCACCGGCCTCGGTACAGCCAAGGGCACCGTGGCCCACCACCTCAAGGTGTTGGCCGAGGCCGGCATGGTCCGGGTCGGTCACTCACGGCAGGTGCGCGGCGGCACCGAGCAGTACCACGAGCGCACCTTCCGCCGGATGATCGGCGAGGCGGGCGACCTGGACGCCACCGCCGCGCTGCTCAACGCGGTCGCCCAGCAGATCGCCACCGACCGCGACCCGCTGCTGCACCTGCGCCACCTCCGGCTCACCCCCGCCCAGGCGGACCGGCTCCGGGCCACCCTGGACGACCTCGTCGGCGGCGCAGAGGAGGCCGGCCCGGACGCGCCCCGGTACGGCGTGCTGGTCGCCCTCTACCGGCAGGGCGACAGCGGGTCACCGTCCTGA
- a CDS encoding class I SAM-dependent methyltransferase, whose amino-acid sequence MSGGHDRVRRSYDTVAEEYRSRLADELAGKPLDRALLAALVEEAGPGVVVADLGCGPGHVTAWLAGHGVRAVGIDLSPEMVAVARRAYPAAEFREGDLLRLPADDGEFGAAVALYSVIHLDPGELRPACAELRRVLRPGAPLLVAVHLGSEVRHLDEWWGHRVDVDFHFFAAETVVAALTDAGLAVEARLERVAYPQEAATRRLYVLARHPG is encoded by the coding sequence ATGAGCGGTGGTCACGATCGGGTTCGGCGCAGCTACGACACGGTGGCCGAGGAGTACCGGTCGCGGCTCGCCGACGAGCTGGCGGGCAAGCCGTTGGACCGGGCGCTGCTGGCGGCGCTGGTCGAGGAGGCCGGGCCGGGCGTGGTCGTCGCCGACCTGGGCTGCGGGCCCGGGCACGTCACGGCCTGGCTCGCCGGGCACGGTGTCCGCGCGGTGGGGATCGACCTGTCGCCGGAGATGGTGGCGGTGGCCCGGCGCGCGTACCCGGCGGCGGAGTTCCGCGAGGGTGACCTGCTGCGGCTGCCCGCCGACGACGGCGAGTTCGGCGCGGCTGTGGCGCTCTACTCGGTCATCCACCTCGACCCGGGGGAGCTGCGCCCGGCCTGCGCGGAGCTGCGGCGGGTCCTGCGCCCCGGCGCACCGCTGCTGGTCGCGGTCCACCTCGGCTCCGAGGTCCGGCACCTGGACGAGTGGTGGGGTCACCGGGTGGACGTGGACTTCCACTTCTTCGCGGCCGAGACGGTGGTGGCGGCGCTGACCGACGCCGGGCTCGCGGTCGAGGCGCGGCTGGAGCGGGTCGCGTACCCGCAGGAGGCGGCGACCCGCCGCCTCTACGTGCTGGCCCGCCACCCCGGGTAG